The following coding sequences lie in one Desmodus rotundus isolate HL8 chromosome 1, HLdesRot8A.1, whole genome shotgun sequence genomic window:
- the ZBTB5 gene encoding zinc finger and BTB domain-containing protein 5 encodes MDFPGHFEQIFQQLNYQRLHGQLCDCVIVVGNRHFKAHRSVLAACSTHFRALFSVAEGDQSLNMIQLDSEVVTAEAFAALIDMMYTSTLMLGESNVMDVLLAASHLHLNSVVKACKHYLTTRTLPMSPPSERVQEQSARMQRFFMLQQLGLSIVSSALNSNQSGEEQQAPLSSSMRSNLDQRTPFPMRRLHKRKQSAEERARQRLRPTMDESAISNVTPENGPSGVHSREEFFSPDSLKIVDNPKADGMTDNQEDGTIIFDQSFGAQEDAQVPSQSDNSVGNMAQLSMASRATQVETSFEQEAATEKSGFQCENPEVGLGEKEHMRVVVKSEPLSSPEPQDEVSDVTSQAEGSESVEVEGVVVSAEKIDLSPESSDRSFSDPQSSTDRVGDIHILEVTNNLDHKSTFSISNFLNKSRGSNFSANQNNDDNIPNTTSDCRLECEAPYLLSPEAGPAGGPSSAPGSHVENPFSEPADSHFVRPMQEAMGLPCVQTSGYQGEQFGMDFSRSGLGLHSSFSRVMMGSSRGKASNFPYYRRIAPKMPIVTSVRSSQIPDNSASSQLMMNGATSSFENGHPSQPGPPQLTRASADVLSKCKKALSEHNVLVVEGARKYACKICCKTFLTLTDCKKHIRVHTGEKPYACLKCGKRFSQSSHLYKHSKTTCLRWQSSSLPSTLL; translated from the coding sequence ATGGATTTTCCTGGACACTTTGAACAGATCTTCCAGCAACTGAACTACCAAAGACTTCATGGCCAGCTCTGTGATTGCGTCATCGTAGTgggaaatagacattttaaagcCCACCGCTCTGTACTGGCAGCCTGCAGCACGCATTTCCGAGCCCTGTTCTCAGTGGCGGAGGGAGATCAGAGCTTGAACATGATCCAGCTGGATAGTGAGGTAGTGACAGCAGAGGCCTTTGCCGCACTCATTGATATGATGTATACCTCCACCCTCATGCTGGGGGAGAGCAATGTTATGGATGTCTTATTGGCAGCCTCTCACCTGCATTTGAACTCTGTTGTTAAGGCATGTAAACACTACTTAACGACAAGGACGCTGCCCATGTCCCCCCCCAGTGAGCGTGTTCAGGAACAGAGCGCCCGCATGCAGCGCTTTTTTATGCTGCAGCAGCTGGGACTAAGCATCGTGAGCTCAGCCCTCAATTCCAACCAGAGTGGTGAGGAGCAGCAGGCCCCCCTGAGCTCGTCGATGCGCAGTAACCTGGATCAGCGGACACCCTTCCCCATGAGACGCCTTCATAAGCGCAAGCAGTCTGCAGAGGAGCGGGCCAGACAGCGCCTCCGACCCACCATGGATGAGTCTGCCATTTCCAATGTTACACCAGAGAACGGGCCTTCAGGGGTTCATTCTCGAGAGGAGTTCTTCTCACCAGATTCTCTGAAAATTGTGGATAACCCTAAGGCTGACGGAATGACTGACAACCAGGAAGACGGTACGATCATATTTGACCAGTCTTTCGGTGCTCAAGAAGATGCCCAGGTGCCTAGCCAGTCTGACAACAGTGTCGGCAACATGGCACAGTTGTCCATGGCTTCTCGCGCAACTCAGGTTGAGACTAGTTTTGAGCAGGAAGCTGCAACTGAAAAAAGTGGTTTTCAGTGTGAGAACCCTGAGGTTGGCCTTGGCGAGAAGGAGCACATGAGAGTAGTGGTTAAATCGGAGCCCTTGAGCTCTCCTGAACCTCAGGACGAAGTGAGCGATGTGACGTCACAAGCAGAAGGCAGCGAGTCTGTGGAGGTGGAAGGAGTTGTGGTCAGTGCTGAGAAGATAGACCTCAGCCCCGAAAGCAGTGATCGGAGTTTTTCAGATCCCCAGTCTAGCACTGACAGGGTGGGTGACATCCATATTTTGGAAGTCACAAATAACTTAGATCATAAGTCCACTTTTAGCATTTCAAATTTTCTTAACAAGAGCAGAGGAAGTAACTTCAGTGCAAATCAGAACAATGATGATAATATCCCAAACACCACCAGTGACTGCAGGCTGGAGTGTGAGGCCCCGTACTTGTTGAGTCCAGAGGCTGGGCCTGCGGGTGGGCCCTCCTCGGCCCCTGGCTCTCATGTAGAAAACCCATTCAGTGAGCCTGCGGACTCCCACTTCGTTAGGCCCATGCAGGAAGCGATGGGCCTGCCATGTGTGCAGACATCAGGCTATCAAGGAGAACAGTTTGGGATGGATTTTTCCAGATCTGGTTTGGGCCTCCACTCCTCGTTCTCTAGGGTAATGATGGGCTCCTCAAGAGGAAAGGCCAGTAACTTTCCATACTACCGCCGTATAGCTCCCAAAATGCCAATTGTAACTTCTGTCAGGAGCTCACAGATACCGGACAACTCTGCCAGTTCCCAGCTAATGATGAATGGGGCCACGTCCTCATTTGAAAATGGGCATCCTTCCCAGCCTGGCCCTCCACAGTTGACCAGGGCATCTGCGGATGTCCTGTCAAAGTGCAAGAAGGCTTTATCAGAGCATAATGTCTTGGTTGTAGAGGGAGCTCGCAAGTATGCCTGTAAAATCTGCTGCAAGACTTTTTTGACCTTGACAGATTGCAAGAAGCACATCCGTGTTCACACAGGTGAAAAACCCTACGCCTGCCTGAAGTGTGGCAAGAGGTTCAGCCAGTCCAGCCACCTGTACAAACATTCTAAGACTACCTGCCTGCGCTGGCAGAGCAGCAGTCTTCCAAGCACTTTGCTCTAA
- the GRHPR gene encoding glyoxylate reductase/hydroxypyruvate reductase: MRPVRLMKVFVTRRIPPEGRAALAGAADCEVEHWDSDEPVPNKELERGVAGAHGLLCLLTDRVDKRLLDIAGANLKVISTMSVGVDHLALDEIKKRGIRVGYTPDVLTDATAELAVSLLLTTCRRLPEAIEEVKNGGWTTWKPLWMCGYGLTASTVGIVGLGRIGQAVARRLKPFGVQRFLYTGRQPRPQEAAEFQAEFVSTPQLTAESDFIVVTCSLTPATKGLCNKDFFQQMKKTAVFVNISRGDVVNQDDLYQALANGQIAAAGLDVTTPEPLPTDHPLLTLKNCVILPHIGSATHGTRNTMSLLAANNLLAGLRGEPMPSELML, from the exons ATGAGGCCAGTGCGACTTATGAAGGTGTTCGTCACCCGCAGGATCCCCCCCGAGGGCAGGGCAGCGCTCGCCGGGGCTGCAGA CTGCGAGGTGGAGCACTGGGATTCAGATGAGCCCGTCCCCAACAAGGAGCTGGAGCGAGGTGTGGCCGGGGCGCACGGCCTGCTTTGCCTCCTCACTGACCGCGTGGACAAAAGGCTCCTGGATATCGCAG GAGCCAATCTCAAAGTCATCAGTACAATGTCTGTGGGCGTTGACCACTTGGCTTTGGATGAAATCAAGAAGCG TGGGATCCGTGTGGGCTACACCCCAGATGTCCTGACAGATGCCACTGCGGAACTCGCCGTCTCCCTGCTGCTCACCACCTGTCGCCGGCTGCCGGAGGCCATTGAGGAAGTGAAGAA TGGTGGCTGGACCACGTGGAAGCCCCTGTGGATGTGTGGCTACGGCCTCACGGCAAGCACCGTTGGCATCGTCGGGCTGGGACGCATAG GCCAGGCCGTTGCTCGGCGACTGAAGCCATTCGGGGTCCAGAGATTTCTGTACACAGGGCGCCAGCCCAGGCCTCAGGAAGCAGCAGAATTCCAGGCAGAGTTTG TGTCTACCCCCCAGCTGACTGCAGAGTCTGATTTCATCGTTGTTACCTGCTCCTTAACACCTGCGACCAAGGGGCTCTGCAACAAGGACTTCTTCCAGCAGATGAAGAAAACAGCTGTGTTTGTCAACATCAGCAG GGGAGATGTGGTCAACCAGGACGATCTATATCAGGCCTTGGCCAATGGTCAGATTGCAGCTGCTGGGCTGGATGTGACGACCCCAGAACCACTGCCTACGGACCACCCTCTCCTGACCCTGAAGAACTGTG tgATCCTGCCTCACATTGGCAGTGCCACCCACGGAACCCGAAACACCATGTCCTTGTTGGCAGCTAACAACTTGCTGGCTGGCCTGAGAGGGGAGCCAATGCCCAGTGAACTCATGCTGTAG